One Microcebus murinus isolate Inina chromosome 7, M.murinus_Inina_mat1.0, whole genome shotgun sequence genomic region harbors:
- the LOC142871842 gene encoding NHP2-like protein 1, protein MTEADVNPKAYPLADAHLTKKLLDLIQQSCNYKQLRKGANEATKTLNRGISEFIVMAADAEPLEIILHLPLLCEDKNVPYVFVRSKQALGRACGVSRPVIACSVTIKEGSQLKQQIQSIQQSIERLLV, encoded by the coding sequence ATGACTGAGGCTGATGTAAATCCAAAGGCCTATCCCCTTGCTGATGCCCACCTCACCAAGAAACTGTTGGACCTCATTCAGCAGTCATGTAACTACAAGCAGCTTCGGAAAGGAGCCAATGAGGCCACCAAAACCCTCAACAGGGGCATCTCTGAGTTCATTGTGATGGCTGCAGATGCTGAGCCGCTGGAGATCATCCTGCACCTCCCACTGCTGTGTGAAGACAAGAATGTGCCCTACGTGTTTGTGCGCTCCAAGCAGGCCCTGGGACGGGCCTGTGGGGTCTCCAGGCCTGTCATTGCTTGTTCTGTCACGATCAAAGAAGGCTCACAGCTGAAGCAGCAGATCCAGTCCATTCAGCAGTCCATCGAAAGGCTCTTAGTCTAA